The DNA segment ATAAAGCGCTGCGGCTGCATACAAACGCCCTTTCCAACTGGCATTTACAACAGCTTCTTCCAATATAGGCACAGCCCGTTCATCGTGGTATTTCTGATATTCAAAATACTCCTCATTTTTAGATATGATTTTCGAGGTCTGTTCCCATTCTTCACCCCAAAATAATAGTGTAGATGATGCGGCAATCTGAACTCGATGCGATTCATGATTCAGAGATTGTATCATGAATTCCCATACGCCGGGGAAATCTTTAAGGTTTGCCAATGCTTTTATTTTAGCATCGGTAACATCGTAGTCATACTCAGGATATTTTTCGTTAAAAGATTCATATACGGGGATATCCAATATCTTTTGCACTAACTTTTCAGATTGTAATGATGCCGCCAATTTCGCTAAATTAGACAAATCCAAGCATATAGACGTTACTCCCATGTCATTATCTCCATCTGACAGCGCCAATTCAAGAAAATTTAATCCCTGTTCTTCTGTCCAACCCTCAAAAGCTCTTTGTTGTTCAGGTAGAGATGATTTTCCTTGGTTTGAATGACTGTCTGGTTTTTTCTGGGCAAGCAACGAGCTACAAAAAATTAAAGCTATTAATAAAGTTAATATTGTTACAGTTCTTCTTATTTGCATTTTTCCTCCTTCTTAATTTATAGACTTATAGTTGTAATATGTTGAAATGTTTAGATCATAAGCTGCCTCCTCAATTTTCAAAGATGCAAACAGTTTTCAGTTCAGGTAACGTGAGCATAATCGGTAAGGTATACTAATAAAGCAATACCACTGTAAGGCTGATTATCAGAAATGAAATTATACGCATCTTGCCGCTCCTTTTATTAAAGCTATAAAATTAGCATCTTTTTGCTAATTAATATTTAAACACAGTATCTGCTGTCCAGCTTGTCAAGAAAAAATAAAAAAATACTGTTAAACTTATTGCATTAAAGAATAACTGCTTTTAGCCGCCTATACATTAAGCTTAAGAAAAACCATGCCATATATTTTTTACATTTTTTCTAACAATTTTCTAACAGCGAACTTTATTTAACTTAACGGAACTTGACTCAACTTAATGTAACTTAACTGAACTAAATGCTAAAAAACCAACAGATTACAGCTATTTTGTTGATTAGCAAAAAGTTGTCTGAATCACCTCTTGTCGAATCCCTGCCTCTCCGAGTTAGTGTGTCGTTATATAATCGGGGGTCGCTGATTGATTCATTTCATCTTCATGTATAAGAATATTAGCCTTAGGCGGATTTCGCGGTGGATAATATCCTAAGATATAAAAATCATCGCAGGCTGTTGTCTTTAATAAACCGGCGCTATGGATTGCTTTTTTTATGACGGATAATAACCCCCTCTATCATATATATAACATCTTCAGCAATGTTAGTTGCATGGTCGGCTATTCGCTCAAGATGTCTCGCTGTGCCAAGTATATGAATCAGGTGTTCTATTAATTCAGGATGATTTTGGATTTCGGTTTTAACGATGCTGCTAATTTCCGCAAATAGATTATCCACTTCGTCATCTAATGAACATACTTTGCGCGCTAAATCCGAATCCAACCGTACAAGCGAATCCAAACTCCGTTTCAACATGTATTCGACCTTATCAGCTATTCCCTTAAGATCAACGGGGATTGTAATCCTCTTTTGAGCAGCCAGAACAACAGCGCGTTCAGCAATATTTACCGCCTCATCTCCAATTCGCTCCAAGTCATTATTGATTTTCAGTATGGTGATTATAAACCGCAAATCAATTGCAACCGGTTGATGAAGCGCCAGGATTTTCAGGCAATCTTCTTCCAATTCTACTTCAGTTATATCAATTATGGCATCATTTTCTATAACATTTTGCGCCAACTCAGGATTTCTGTTCCCAACTGATTTCATAGCTTTTTGTACACTTTCTTCAACAACAGCGCTTTGCGATAAAATCTTTCTTTTTAATATTTCTATTTCCATATGTAAATGCTTGGTCATTTTTTCCCCATTATATTTAGCCGAACCGGCCGGTTACATAATCCTCAGTTTTTTTCTTTAAGGGCTTTGTAAATACGGTTTTTGTCGTACCGAATTCTACCAAATCGCCTTGGTAAAAAAAGGCGGTATAATCGGAAATTCGGGCGGCTTGCTGCATGTTATGAGTTACAATAACAATTGTATAATATTTTTTCAGTTCTCCAATCAAGTCTTCAATTTTTCTTGTTGAGATTGGGTCGAGAGCCGATGCCGGTTCATCCATCAGCAATACTTCCGGTTTGACCGCCAGCGCCCGGGCGATACATAACCGCTGCTGCTGACCGCCGGACAGCATGTAAGCGTTTCTGTTCAGCATGTCTTTGGCTTCATCCCATAGATAGGCTTTTTTTAAAGTTTCTTCTACTGCTTCGCGGACAAGGTTCTTATCAGTGATTCCGTTTACCTTTAGACCATAAGCGACATTTTCAAACACCGATTTAGGGAACGGATTCGACTTTTGAAAAACCATGCCGACTCTTGTTCTTACGGCTGCAACATCTTTTATATCCCGGTAGATATCGATGCTGTCAAGAGTAACTATGCCCTCAAGTCTGGTGCCGGGGATAGTCTCATTCATCCGGTTAAGTGTACGTAAAAATGTTGATTTCCCGCAGCCGGACGGCCCGATTAAAGCAGTAACCTTGTTCTTTTCGATATCCAGAGAAACATTGAACAAAGCCTGGTTTTCTCCATAATAGAAATTGAGATTGTGGGCGCTCATCTTCAAATTTGCTTTATCCTGATGATGAGGCTTTGCTTCTGCTATCGTTTCCTTGGTCTCTATGTTAATTTTATTTTCAGGCACTTATTCGTCTTCTCCTCATTTTTGATCTGATATAAATAGCCGTAAAATTCAGCATAAACGTCAACACCAAAAGCACCAGCACCGTTCCGAATAGAATCGGTTTTGTTTTTTCAACATCAGGCGACTGGGTAGCCATAACATAAATATGATATCCTAATTCCATGAATTGATCGTTAAGCTTGACCGGCAGATAAGGCAAATAGTAAGCGGCTCCGGTGAACATAATAGGCGCAACTTCACCAGCGCCGCGGCTGATTGATAATATTGCACCGGTTAAAATACCCGGCATTGCCTGCGGTATGATAATTCTTATAATGGTTTGTAGTTTGGTGGCGCCAAGCGCATAACTCGCATCTTTTAATTCCGGGGGGATAGTTCTTAACGCTTCCTCAGTAGAAATAATGACTACCGGCAGAGTTAAAATCGAAAGTGTTAATGCCGCCCAGATTATTGCCGGCTGTCCCCATACTGGATGACTGCCCTCGAAGAAAACGGAATCAATTCCCGTACCTATGAAACCAATAAAAAAGCCAAGGCCAAACAGCCCGAAAACTATCGAGGGCACGCCTGCCAGATTATTGATTGCTATTTTTATCAGACGGGTAATTTTTGAGTTGGGTGATGTATATTCATGAAGGTAGATAGCTGACAGCACCCCAATCGGCACTACGGCTATAGTCA comes from the Candidatus Zixiibacteriota bacterium genome and includes:
- the phoU gene encoding phosphate signaling complex protein PhoU; translation: MTKHLHMEIEILKRKILSQSAVVEESVQKAMKSVGNRNPELAQNVIENDAIIDITEVELEEDCLKILALHQPVAIDLRFIITILKINNDLERIGDEAVNIAERAVVLAAQKRITIPVDLKGIADKVEYMLKRSLDSLVRLDSDLARKVCSLDDEVDNLFAEISSIVKTEIQNHPELIEHLIHILGTARHLERIADHATNIAEDVIYMIEGVIIRHKKSNP
- a CDS encoding phosphate ABC transporter ATP-binding protein, whose amino-acid sequence is MPENKINIETKETIAEAKPHHQDKANLKMSAHNLNFYYGENQALFNVSLDIEKNKVTALIGPSGCGKSTFLRTLNRMNETIPGTRLEGIVTLDSIDIYRDIKDVAAVRTRVGMVFQKSNPFPKSVFENVAYGLKVNGITDKNLVREAVEETLKKAYLWDEAKDMLNRNAYMLSGGQQQRLCIARALAVKPEVLLMDEPASALDPISTRKIEDLIGELKKYYTIVIVTHNMQQAARISDYTAFFYQGDLVEFGTTKTVFTKPLKKKTEDYVTGRFG
- the pstA gene encoding phosphate ABC transporter permease PstA, which produces MPRSLTLLAVLIIIAILAVIIINIVLEGIGTISWGFLTQPPQNGMESGGIFPAIFGTVTLVMLMTIAVVPIGVLSAIYLHEYTSPNSKITRLIKIAINNLAGVPSIVFGLFGLGFFIGFIGTGIDSVFFEGSHPVWGQPAIIWAALTLSILTLPVVIISTEEALRTIPPELKDASYALGATKLQTIIRIIIPQAMPGILTGAILSISRGAGEVAPIMFTGAAYYLPYLPVKLNDQFMELGYHIYVMATQSPDVEKTKPILFGTVLVLLVLTFMLNFTAIYIRSKMRRRRISA